A region of Vigna radiata var. radiata cultivar VC1973A chromosome 6, Vradiata_ver6, whole genome shotgun sequence DNA encodes the following proteins:
- the LOC106764123 gene encoding uncharacterized protein LOC106764123, translating into MNTVICHRLRLSPKLLLYSFPKPSFPFSTTTSDSVSFTISYLTNTCGFTPEAALKLSKRHRFNTAQKPDSVISFFQTHGFSTSQIHHILSNYPQLILCNPTRTLLPKLHFLTSKGVSASDVVSIVTRNPRFLCSSLENCIFPTFQLFRRFFPSDLKALTVFFACPYVIGNTHLLASNVKRLLDAGVAHVGIRHLLSTRSFSLCSDLRTLLEEVKLLGFDPLKVTFAMALEAKSTVSKPRWDAKVDVLKKWGWSEDEVLVAFRKHPKMMLCSMEKLDAVTGFWVDRLGWDRSTLIAYPSLFFFSLEKRLVPRALVLQHLLSRGLVKKDASFVTPFVKSDEWFLKKYVRYFTEETPWLLELYEKGQGAS; encoded by the coding sequence ATGAACACTGTAATCTGCCACCGCCTAAGGCTAAGTCCAAAACTTCTTCTCTATTCTTTCCCCAAACCCTCTTTCCCGTTCTCAACAACCACTTCCGATTCTGTCTCCTTCACCATATCCTACCTCACCAACACCTGCGGCTTCACACCAGAGGCTGCACTGAAACTATCCAAACGACATCGTTTCAACACTGCCCAAAAACCCGATTCCGTCATCTCCTTCTTCCAAACCCACGGTTTCTCCACCTCCCAGATCCACCACATCCTCAGCAACTATCCCCAACTCATACTATGCAACCCCACCCGAACGCTTCTCCCCAAATTGCACTTCTTGACCTCCAAAGGTGTTTCTGCATCCGACGTCGTTTCCATTGTCACTAGGAACCCCCGTTTCCTCTGTAGCAGCCTCGAAAACTGTATCTTCCCCACCTTCCAACTCTTCCGAAGGTTCTTTCCCTCCGACCTCAAAGCCCTCACTGTTTTCTTCGCATGTCCCTATGTCATCGGCAACACTCACTTGTTGGCATCAAACGTTAAAAGGTTGCTCGACGCCGGAGTCGCGCACGTTGGCATTCGGCACTTGCTCTCTACTCGGTCTTTTTCTCTCTGCTCCGACCTGAGAACCCTTTTGGAGGAAGTGAAGCTGTTGGGGTTTGACCCTCTGAAGGTGACCTTCGCTATGGCCCTTGAGGCCAAAAGTACTGTTTCCAAACCCCGTTGGGATGCCAAAGTCGACGTCTTGAAGAAATGGGGTTGGTCTGAAGATGAGGTTTTGGTTGCGTTTAGGAAACATCCTAAAATGATGCTCTGTTCCATGGAGAAACTTGATGCAGTGACGGGGTTTTGGGTGGATCGGCTTGGATGGGATCGTTCTACGCTTATTGCGTATCCTTCGTTGTTTTTTTTCAGTTTGGAGAAAAGACTCGTTCCGAGGGCTTTGGTTCTGCAGCATCTTCTCTCCAGAGGATTGGTGAAGAAGGATGCTAGCTTCGTCACACCGTTTGTAAAGTCTGATGAGTGGTTTCTGAAAAAGTATGTGAGATATTTCACGGAGGAAACACCCTGGTTACTAGAGCTATATGAGAAGGGACAGGGAGCATCCTAG
- the LOC106765151 gene encoding uncharacterized protein LOC106765151, translating to MNTVICHRLRLSPKLLLYSFPNPSFSFSTTTSDSVSFTISYLTNTCGFTQEAALKLSKQLRFNTAQKPESVISFFQTHGFSAPQIHRILSNRPQLMVCNPTRTLLPKFHFLASKGVSASDVVSIVTRNPHFLCRSLKNCIFPSFQLFRRFFSSDLRALTVFVDWPYVIGKTHLESNVERLLDAGVSHVGIRHLLSSRSLALCFNLRNLVEEVKLLGFDPLKVTFAMALEAKSTVSKPRWDAKVDVLKKWGWSXDEVLVAFRKQPKMMLCSMEKLDAVTGFWVGRLGWDRSALIAYPLLFRYSLEKRLVPRALVLQHLLSKGLVKKDASIFSPFSNTDEEFMKKYVRSFKEETPWLLELYQKGQGAS from the coding sequence ATGAACACTGTTATCTGCCACCGCCTAAGGCTAAGTCCAAAACTTCTTCTCTATTCTTTCCCCAACCCCTCTTTCTCGTTCTCAACAACCACTTCCGATTCTGTCTCCTTCACCATATCTTACCTCACCAACACCTGTGGCTTCACACAAGAGGCTGCACTGAAACTATCCAAACAACTTCGTTTCAACACCGCCCAAAAACCCGAGTCCGTCATCTCCTTCTTCCAAACCCACGGTTTCTCCGCCCCCCAAATCCACCGCATCCTCAGCAACCGTCCCCAACTCATGGTATGCAACCCCACCCGAACGCTTCTCCCCAAATTCCACTTCTTGGCCTCCAAAGGCGTTTCTGCATCCGACGTCGTTTCCATTGTCACTAGGAACCCCCATTTCCTCTGTCGCAGCCTCAAAAACTGCATCTTCCCCAGCTTCCAACTCTTCCGAAGGTTCTTTTCTTCCGACCTCAGAGCCCTCACTGTTTTCGTCGACTGGCCCTATGTCATCGGCAAAACTCACTTGGAATCAAACGTTGAAAGGTTGCTCGACGCCGGAGTCTCGCACGTTGGCATTCGGCACTTGCTCTCCTCTCGGTCTTTGGCTCTCTGCTTCAACCTGAGAAACCTTGTGGAGGAAGTGAAGCTGTTGGGGTTTGACCCTCTGAAGGTGACCTTCGCTATGGCCCTTGAGGCCAAAAGTACTGTTTCCAAACCCCGTTGGGATGCCAAAGTCGACGTCTTGAAGAAATGGGGTTGGTCTGANGATGAGGTTTTGGTTGCGTTTAGGAAACAGCCTAAAATGATGCTCTGTTCCATGGAGAAACTTGATGCAGTGACGGGGTTTTGGGTGGGTCGGCTTGGATGGGATCGTTCTGCGCTTATTGCATACCCTTTGTTGTTTAGGTACAGTTTGGAGAAAAGACTTGTTCCGAGGGCTTTGGTTCTGCAGCATCTTCTCTCCAAAGGATTGGTGAAGAAGGATGCTAGCATCTTCTCACCATTTTCTAACACTGATGAGGAGTTTATGAAAAAGTATGTGAGATCTTTCAAGGAGGAAACACCCTGGTTACTAGAGCTATATCAGAAGGGACAGGGAGCATCCTAG